A window of Pedococcus badiiscoriae genomic DNA:
TTGTGGAGCTGAGGGGATTCGAACCCCTGACCCCTTCCATGCCATGGAAGTGCGCTACCAACTGCGCCACAGCCCCGGTCTCCCGAGTGGGACGCCCCCGTGAGGGGACTGCGGAAGTTTACCCAGTACCCCCACCCAATCTCCAAATCGGGGCACGGGTCGCGCCCTGTCCTCAGGCCGAGGCGTTCCAGGTCTGGATCCGCCACCCGTTCTCGGCCTCGACGACCTCGGCCCAGTGGCAGTTGCCGAACCCGCCCAGCACCCGCCAGGCCGTCAGCCGGTCGAGGTCGACGAGCTCGGCGATGACCACCCGCCCGGTCACGCCGTGCGTCGCCACCACCGCCGTCTGGCCCGGAGGAAGGCTGTCGAGCAGGTCGTCCAGGGCGGCACGGACGCGCTGCGCCACGTCCGACAACGACTCGCCGTCCACCCCGCGCACGAAGTCCTCCCCGCGCAGGTGCCGCAGCCGTTCCTCCGGGAACTCGCTGCTCACCTGCTCGGTGGTCATGCCCGCCCACTGGCCGACGTGGATCTCACGCCACCGCGCGTCATAGCTGATCGGCACGCCACACGCCCTGGCCACCTCCGCGCCGGTCTCCGCCGCCCGTTTCAGGTCGGAGGCGACCACCACGGAGGGCGCGTATGCCG
This region includes:
- a CDS encoding histidine phosphatase family protein; protein product: MSGEASASTAATTPTAATTSTTPRTSGRRRVIVLRHGQTDDNARGVWQGQVDSDLSSLGREQARDAAGALAAYAPSVVVASDLKRAAETGAEVARACGVPISYDARWREIHVGQWAGMTTEQVSSEFPEERLRHLRGEDFVRGVDGESLSDVAQRVRAALDDLLDSLPPGQTAVVATHGVTGRVVIAELVDLDRLTAWRVLGGFGNCHWAEVVEAENGWRIQTWNASA